From one Accipiter gentilis chromosome 3, bAccGen1.1, whole genome shotgun sequence genomic stretch:
- the PPID gene encoding peptidyl-prolyl cis-trans isomerase D — MSHPSPLARPSKPCNPRAFFDVDVGGERVGRIVFELFADVVPKTAENFRALCTGEKGTGPTTGKPLHYKGCPFHRIIKQFMVQGGDFSNQNGTGGESIYGEKFEDENFHYKHDKPGLLSMANAGPGTNGSQFFITTVPTSHLDGKHVVFGQVIKGMGVVKILENVEVKGENPVKLCVIAECGELKEGDDWGIVPQDGSGDVHPDFPEDSDIDLKDVDKIVAIAEDIKNIGNTFFKSQNWAMAAKKYSKSLRYVEASEAVAEEADKPKLKTVALTCVLNIGACKLKLSDWQGAIESCSEALKIDPANTKALYRRAQGWQGIKDLDQALADLKKAHEIAPEDKAIQTETLRIKQKIKTQKEKEKAAYAKMFA, encoded by the exons ATGTCGCACCCGTCCCCTCTCGCCCGGCCCAGCAAGCCCTGCAACCCCCGCGCCTTCTTCGATGTGGACGTCGGGGGCGAGcgag TTGGACGCATTGTCTTTGAATTATTTGCTGACGTTGTACCTAAAACTGCTGAAAATTTCCGTGCATTATGTACAGGAGAGAAGGGAACAGGGCCTACCACTGGAAAACCTCTCCATTATAAAGGATGTCCCTTCCACAGAA ttatTAAGCAGTTTATGGTCCAAGGTGGAGATTTCTCAAACCAAAATGGCACAGGTGGAGAAAGTATATATGGTGAAAAATTTGAAGATGAAAACTTCCATTATAAG CATGATAAACCAGGGCTACTAAGTATGGCAAATGCAGGACCCGGTACTAATGGCTCTCAGTTCTTTATTACAACGGTGCCTACTTCTCACCTGGATGGGAAACATGTGGTGTTTGGCCAAGTGATCAAAGGAATGGGTGTAGTTAAAATATTGGAAAACGTTGAAGTAAAAGGAGAAAATCCTGTTAAG ttgtgcGTCATTGCAGAATGTGGAGAGCTAAAGGAAGGAGATGATTGGGGAATTGTTCCCCAGGATGGATCTGGAGATGTTCATCCAGATTTTCCTGAAGATTCAGATATAGACTTGAAAGAC GTTGACAAGATTGTGGCCATAGCAGAAGACATAAAGAATATAGGAAATACTTTCTTCAAATCGCAAAATTGGGCAATGGCAGCTAAAAAGTATAGTAAAAGTTTACG GTATGTAGAAGCTTCTGAAGCAGTGGCAGAGGAGGCCGACAAACCAAAGTTGAAGACTGTTGCTTTGACTTGTGTTTTGAACATTGGCGCTTGTAAACTAAAACTGTCAGATTGGCAGGGAGCCATTGAAAGTTGTTCAGAG GCTCTTAAAATAGATCCAGCAAATACTAAAGCTCTCTACAGACGGGCTCAAGGATGGCAGGGAATAAAAGATCTCGATCAGGCATTG GCTGATCTTAAAAAGGCTCATGAAATAGCCCCTGAAGACAAAG ctATCCAGACAGAAACACTCAGAATCAAGCAGAAGATAAAAAcccaaaaggagaaagagaaggcagCTTATGCTAAAatgtttgcttga